A genomic window from Clostridium aceticum includes:
- a CDS encoding glycine/sarcosine/betaine reductase component B subunit, which yields MRLELGNIFIKDVQFGQATKVENSTLFINKEELLSAVGGSEHIKSLDVELAHPGEEIRITPVKDVIEPRVKVEGPGGIFPGVLSKVETVGTGRTHALKNVAVVTAGKIVGFQEGIIDMTGPGAEYTPFSKLHNIVIVAEPAEGINQYDHEAAVRMIGLKAAQYLGEFAKNIEPDEIKSFETEPILESVKKYPDLPKVGYVYMLQTQGLLHDTYVYGVDAKKIVPTILYPTEIMDGAIISGNCVSACDKNPTYVHQNNSIINDLYEKHGKEINFVGVIITNENVYLADKERSSNWTAKLCKYLGLDGVIVSQEGFGNPDTDLIMNCKKIENQGVKTVIVTDEYAGRDGASQSLADADAKADAVVTNGNANETIVLPPMKRIIGVTDYVDVIAGGFAGSLREDGSIEVEIQAITGATNETGFGKLTAKGY from the coding sequence GTGCGATTAGAGTTAGGAAACATATTCATTAAAGATGTACAATTTGGTCAAGCTACTAAAGTAGAAAATTCTACTCTGTTTATTAACAAAGAGGAACTATTAAGCGCAGTTGGTGGAAGCGAACACATCAAGAGTTTAGATGTTGAATTAGCTCACCCAGGTGAAGAAATAAGAATTACTCCTGTAAAAGACGTAATAGAGCCAAGAGTTAAAGTAGAGGGGCCGGGTGGAATATTCCCTGGAGTGTTAAGTAAAGTTGAGACAGTTGGAACTGGTCGTACGCATGCATTAAAGAACGTTGCTGTTGTTACTGCTGGTAAAATCGTTGGTTTCCAAGAGGGAATTATCGACATGACAGGACCAGGAGCTGAATACACTCCATTTTCTAAGCTGCATAACATTGTTATCGTAGCTGAGCCTGCAGAAGGTATTAACCAATATGACCATGAAGCAGCTGTGAGAATGATAGGATTAAAGGCTGCACAATATCTTGGCGAATTTGCTAAAAATATTGAGCCGGATGAAATTAAATCTTTTGAAACAGAGCCTATTTTAGAGTCAGTGAAGAAATATCCTGATTTACCAAAGGTAGGATATGTATATATGCTTCAAACACAAGGTTTATTACATGATACCTATGTATATGGCGTAGATGCAAAGAAAATTGTACCTACTATACTTTATCCAACAGAAATTATGGATGGAGCTATTATCAGCGGTAACTGTGTATCTGCTTGTGACAAAAACCCAACCTATGTGCATCAAAATAATTCTATTATCAATGACCTTTATGAAAAACATGGGAAAGAAATCAACTTTGTTGGCGTAATTATTACCAACGAAAACGTTTATCTTGCTGACAAAGAGAGATCTTCTAACTGGACAGCAAAGTTATGTAAATATTTAGGATTAGATGGTGTTATTGTTTCTCAAGAAGGTTTTGGTAACCCTGATACTGACTTAATCATGAACTGCAAGAAAATTGAGAATCAAGGTGTCAAAACTGTTATTGTAACGGATGAATATGCAGGTAGAGACGGTGCGTCTCAATCTTTAGCAGATGCTGATGCAAAAGCTGATGCAGTAGTAACCAATGGTAACGCCAATGAAACAATTGTATTACCTCCAATGAAAAGAATTATCGGTGTAACAGATTATGTTGATGTTATTGCAGGAGGGTTTGCAGGTAGCTTAAGAGAAGATGGCAGTATTGAGGTAGAAATTCAAGCTATCACTGGTGCAACTAACGAAACAGGTTTTGGAAAATTAACAGCAAAAGGTTATTAA
- the grdA gene encoding glycine/sarcosine/betaine reductase complex selenoprotein A encodes MGFYDNKKVIIVGDRDGIPGPAIEECLKGTGAEVVFSSTECFVUTAAGAMDLENQQRVKDLTEKHGAENMVVLLGAAEAEAAGLAAETVTAGDPTFAGPLAGVQLGLRVFHVVEPQFKDEVDAEVYDEQVGMMEMVLNVDEIIEEMSNIRNEFCKFND; translated from the coding sequence ATGGGATTTTATGATAATAAAAAAGTCATCATTGTTGGCGATAGAGACGGTATTCCTGGTCCAGCCATCGAAGAATGCCTAAAGGGTACAGGAGCAGAAGTAGTGTTCTCATCTACTGAATGTTTTGTCTGAACCGCTGCAGGAGCAATGGACTTAGAAAACCAACAAAGAGTAAAGGATTTAACTGAAAAGCACGGAGCAGAAAATATGGTAGTGCTTTTAGGAGCTGCGGAAGCAGAAGCAGCAGGTCTTGCTGCTGAAACTGTAACAGCAGGTGATCCAACCTTTGCGGGTCCATTGGCAGGAGTCCAGTTAGGGCTTAGAGTATTTCATGTAGTTGAACCACAATTCAAAGACGAAGTAGATGCTGAGGTTTATGATGAACAAGTAGGCATGATGGAAATGGTATTAAATGTTGATGAAATCATCGAAGAAATGAGCAATATCAGAAATGAATTTTGTAAATTCAACGACTAA